Proteins from a single region of Undibacterium sp. KW1:
- a CDS encoding acyl-CoA thioesterase codes for MTEQISNGLPAHMPTLRVMPMPADANVHGDVFGGWIMSQVDIAGAIPAARRANGRVATIAVNSFLFKQPVFVGDLLSFYAEVIKVGNTSITVSVEVYAERNRLQASTVKVTEATLTYVATGNDRKPRQIPPLEEITRVG; via the coding sequence ATGACTGAACAAATTTCCAACGGCTTGCCAGCCCACATGCCTACCCTCAGGGTCATGCCCATGCCCGCTGATGCGAATGTGCATGGCGACGTATTTGGCGGCTGGATCATGTCACAGGTCGATATTGCCGGTGCCATCCCTGCGGCACGCCGTGCCAATGGCCGCGTTGCCACCATCGCAGTCAATTCTTTCCTGTTCAAGCAACCGGTATTCGTTGGCGACCTGTTGTCGTTTTATGCCGAAGTCATCAAGGTAGGCAACACTTCGATCACAGTATCAGTAGAAGTATATGCCGAACGCAACCGCTTGCAGGCTTCGACCGTCAAAGTCACGGAAGCAACCCTGACTTACGTCGCCACAGGCAACGACCGCAAACCACGCCAGATTCCGCCACTGGAAGAAATCACCAGGGTGGGCTGA
- a CDS encoding alkaline phosphatase: protein MKLTRRSFLQQSLQFTTFAALSQAFPGFAAERSSVYPFSLGVASGSPRQDSVVLWTRLLPEPLNAAALSAIPYKLRWEIAEDEQFNRIAGKGETHALPELAHSVHVDVTGLLPNRWYWYRFMLGDAVSPVGRTHTAPAADALNVNLRLAVASCQHWEFGEYAAHRHIAASNPDLVAFLGDYIYEWGPYDLRHPGKPRNREIESFSLADYRARYAQYKTDPQLQAAHHAAPWIVTWDDHEIANDYANDRDERLDVNFMLRRAAAYQAFYEHMPVRLHAGHTDFVNMRIYERYDWGRLARFHVLDSRQYRSHQVCPKPGRGGSNSVTNAECSERLDPSHSMLGMEQERWLARGFASSNAKWNMLAQQTLMAQSSQTIINQEGDGKFWTDGWDGYPLARQRLMDDLQKHKPANPVVISGDVHTFYAANLKRDFYSKASASNPILATEFCGTSVTSSSRPQERTEQYVAQNPHIKYGRSDKRGFMLLDLSPTRIQTHFLALDDVAKADSGISTLRSFVVEDGRTGVVVA, encoded by the coding sequence ATGAAGTTAACACGCCGTTCGTTTTTACAGCAGTCCCTGCAATTCACTACTTTTGCTGCACTGTCCCAGGCTTTTCCCGGCTTTGCCGCCGAGCGCAGCAGTGTTTATCCTTTCAGCCTTGGTGTAGCCTCAGGCTCGCCGCGACAGGACAGCGTAGTCTTGTGGACACGCCTCCTCCCTGAGCCACTGAATGCAGCCGCGCTGTCCGCCATTCCCTATAAGCTACGCTGGGAAATTGCCGAAGATGAGCAATTCAACCGCATTGCCGGCAAAGGTGAAACCCATGCCTTGCCTGAGCTCGCGCATAGCGTGCATGTGGATGTCACTGGCCTGCTGCCAAATCGCTGGTACTGGTACCGCTTCATGCTGGGCGATGCAGTCAGCCCGGTAGGCCGCACCCATACGGCACCGGCTGCCGATGCACTGAACGTCAATCTGCGGCTGGCCGTGGCGTCTTGCCAGCACTGGGAGTTTGGTGAATATGCGGCGCACCGGCATATTGCTGCCAGCAATCCTGATCTGGTGGCATTTCTGGGAGATTATATTTATGAGTGGGGGCCTTATGACTTACGCCACCCTGGCAAGCCGCGCAACCGCGAGATAGAGAGTTTCAGCCTGGCAGATTACCGTGCCCGTTATGCACAGTACAAGACCGATCCGCAATTGCAGGCTGCCCATCATGCGGCACCATGGATAGTCACCTGGGACGATCATGAGATCGCCAACGATTACGCGAATGACAGAGACGAACGTCTGGACGTGAACTTCATGCTGCGTCGTGCTGCTGCCTACCAGGCATTCTATGAGCATATGCCAGTACGTTTGCATGCTGGCCATACCGACTTCGTCAATATGCGTATTTATGAGCGTTATGACTGGGGCAGGCTGGCGCGCTTCCATGTACTCGACAGCAGGCAATACCGCTCGCACCAGGTGTGCCCCAAGCCTGGTCGCGGTGGTTCGAATTCTGTCACCAATGCAGAATGCAGTGAGCGACTCGACCCTAGTCATAGCATGCTGGGCATGGAACAGGAGAGATGGCTGGCGCGCGGCTTTGCCAGTTCAAATGCGAAGTGGAATATGCTGGCCCAGCAAACACTGATGGCGCAATCTAGCCAGACTATCATCAATCAGGAAGGTGATGGCAAATTCTGGACCGATGGCTGGGACGGTTATCCCCTTGCCCGCCAACGCCTGATGGATGATCTGCAAAAGCACAAGCCTGCAAATCCTGTCGTGATTTCTGGTGATGTCCATACCTTTTATGCAGCTAATCTGAAGCGTGATTTTTATAGCAAGGCATCGGCCAGCAACCCCATACTGGCGACGGAATTCTGTGGCACTTCGGTCACCTCAAGCTCACGCCCGCAAGAGCGCACTGAGCAATATGTGGCACAAAACCCGCATATCAAATATGGCCGCAGTGATAAACGTGGATTCATGCTGCTTGATCTTTCACCGACCAGGATACAGACACATTTCCTGGCGCTGGATGATGTGGCTAAAGCAGATTCCGGTATTTCCACGCTCAGGAGTTTTGTTGTTGAAGATGGCAGAACGGGTGTGGTCGTCGCCTAG
- a CDS encoding long-chain fatty acid--CoA ligase: MDKIWLKNYPAGVPAEIDINQYQSLVQMLDESFQKYAARDAYACMDKRITYGQLDTMSRQLAGWLQSKGLKKGARVAIMMPNVLQYPVVMAAVLRAGYTVVNVNPLYTPRELEHQLKDSGAEAIFILENFATTLEQVLSKTAIKHIIVANMGEMLGGLKGTIVNFVVRHVKKMVPAFSLPNAIRFNKVMSEAAGTSFTPVTTTHDDVAFLQYTGGTTGVSKGATLTHKNVVANILQNDAWLSPSMAGHTDEQKVIVCALPLYHIFALTVCSLLGTRIGALNLLIPNPRDIPGFIKELGKYRVNIFPAVNTLYNGLLNNPGFAALDFSGYEICSGGGMAVQKAVADKWLATTGCAIAEGYGLSETSPVATANPADTKEFSGTIGMPIPSTEIAILDDDGNPVALGERGEIAIRGPQVMAGYWNRPEETAKVMTADGFFKTGDVGIMDERGYTKIVDRKKDMILVSGFNVYPNEIEEVIVMHPGVLECACVGVPDENSGEAVKLFVVRKDPALTVDQLMDYCKEQFTGYKKPKYIEFRSELPKTNVGKILRRELRDEKKA; this comes from the coding sequence ATGGATAAAATTTGGCTGAAAAACTATCCTGCAGGTGTACCGGCAGAAATTGATATCAACCAGTATCAATCCCTGGTGCAAATGCTTGACGAGTCATTTCAGAAGTATGCTGCACGTGATGCCTATGCCTGTATGGACAAGCGTATTACCTATGGCCAACTCGATACCATGTCCAGGCAACTGGCAGGCTGGTTGCAAAGCAAGGGCCTGAAGAAAGGCGCACGCGTTGCCATCATGATGCCAAATGTATTGCAATATCCTGTTGTCATGGCAGCGGTTCTGCGTGCTGGTTATACGGTGGTTAACGTCAACCCTTTGTACACGCCGCGCGAACTTGAGCACCAGCTCAAGGACTCTGGTGCAGAAGCCATTTTCATCCTCGAAAACTTTGCCACCACGCTGGAGCAGGTACTCAGCAAAACGGCAATCAAACATATCATCGTCGCCAATATGGGCGAAATGCTGGGTGGCTTGAAAGGGACTATCGTCAACTTTGTCGTGCGCCATGTCAAAAAAATGGTACCTGCATTTTCTTTACCTAACGCCATCCGCTTCAATAAAGTGATGTCTGAGGCTGCAGGTACCAGTTTCACACCTGTGACAACTACACATGATGATGTAGCTTTCCTGCAATATACTGGTGGTACTACCGGTGTCTCGAAAGGGGCGACGCTCACGCATAAAAATGTGGTTGCCAATATCCTGCAAAATGATGCCTGGCTCTCGCCCAGTATGGCCGGTCATACTGACGAGCAGAAAGTCATTGTCTGTGCCTTGCCGCTGTACCACATCTTTGCGCTGACGGTCTGCAGCCTGCTTGGTACCCGCATCGGTGCCTTGAATTTGTTGATACCCAATCCGCGTGATATTCCTGGCTTCATCAAGGAATTGGGCAAATACAGAGTGAATATTTTCCCGGCGGTGAATACCCTGTATAACGGCTTGCTGAATAATCCAGGTTTTGCTGCACTGGATTTCTCAGGTTATGAGATATGCAGTGGCGGTGGCATGGCCGTGCAAAAAGCCGTGGCCGACAAATGGCTGGCGACCACTGGCTGCGCCATTGCCGAAGGTTATGGCCTGTCCGAGACTTCACCTGTCGCTACCGCCAATCCGGCAGATACCAAGGAATTCTCCGGCACCATAGGTATGCCTATCCCATCTACAGAAATAGCCATACTGGACGATGATGGCAATCCGGTTGCTTTGGGTGAGCGTGGTGAAATCGCCATCCGTGGCCCGCAAGTCATGGCTGGTTACTGGAACCGTCCTGAAGAAACTGCCAAGGTCATGACGGCAGATGGCTTCTTCAAAACCGGTGACGTTGGCATCATGGACGAACGCGGTTATACCAAGATCGTCGATCGCAAGAAAGACATGATCCTGGTATCCGGTTTCAACGTTTATCCCAATGAAATTGAAGAAGTCATCGTCATGCATCCGGGCGTGCTGGAGTGTGCCTGCGTTGGTGTGCCGGATGAAAACTCTGGCGAGGCCGTGAAATTGTTTGTCGTGCGCAAAGATCCAGCATTGACAGTCGATCAGCTCATGGATTATTGCAAGGAACAATTCACTGGTTACAAGAAACCGAAGTACATCGAGTTCCGTTCTGAGCTGCCTAAGACAAATGTGGGCAAGATTTTGCGTCGCGAATTGCGTGACGAGAAAAAAGCCTGA
- a CDS encoding molybdopterin-dependent oxidoreductase produces MSSNIVKAVCPHDCPDTCALHVTVENGVATSVKGDPLHPTTAGVLCTKVSRYTERTYHPDRLLYPQKRIGKKGEGKFVRITWEEAIATIAEKLKPLAASNPLSILPYSYAGTMGLVQGESMAMRFFNKIGASFLDRTICATAGGVGYKYTVGTRQGADIEHTQNAKLIIMWGGNPIASNLHFWMRVQEAKRNGAKLIAIDPYRSLTAEKCHQHIALLPGTDSALALGLMHVLIREDLLDHDYIAEHTLGFEQLRERVAEWTPERVAEVCGISADEVVQLAKEYGECGKRGEASMIRMNYGVQRVHGGGMAVRNIACLPALTGAWRHAAGGTQLSMSDAFPKNTAALQRPDLFPEGFPRRTINMSTIGDDLLREASPEFGPKVGAVIVYNSNPVAIAPESSKVAQAFAREDLFTVVLEHFQTDTADYADILLPATTQLEHTDIHSTYGHLYMMANNPAITPLGEAKPNTEIFRLIARAMGFDDACFADSDDDIAALAFNKNHAHAVHFDWSSLKKTGWAKLKVADAPFANGGFGTPSGKCEFYSETMKRDGLDPLPAYIAPYESVASNAALASRYPLAMISPPARNFLNSTFVNVQSLRDTEGEPHLDIHPQDASSRHIVQGDKLRIFNDRGSFEAIARVTDKARPGLVVGLSIWWKKLADDRKNANEVTGQRLTDMGGGPTFYDLLVQVEKCAQTTAA; encoded by the coding sequence ATGAGTAGCAATATCGTCAAAGCCGTATGCCCGCATGATTGCCCCGACACATGTGCCCTGCACGTGACTGTAGAAAACGGCGTCGCTACTTCAGTCAAAGGCGATCCCTTGCATCCGACGACGGCGGGCGTATTGTGCACCAAGGTATCGCGTTATACAGAACGCACTTACCATCCTGACCGTTTGCTTTATCCGCAAAAACGCATAGGCAAAAAAGGTGAGGGCAAGTTTGTCCGCATCACCTGGGAGGAAGCGATTGCGACCATCGCTGAAAAACTCAAGCCGCTGGCTGCCAGCAATCCGTTATCCATCCTGCCTTACAGTTATGCAGGAACCATGGGCCTGGTGCAGGGCGAGAGTATGGCAATGCGCTTCTTCAACAAGATTGGTGCTTCATTTCTGGATCGCACTATATGTGCGACAGCGGGTGGCGTCGGCTATAAATATACCGTAGGTACGCGCCAGGGCGCAGACATAGAACATACCCAGAATGCGAAACTGATCATCATGTGGGGTGGCAACCCTATCGCGTCAAATCTGCATTTCTGGATGCGCGTGCAAGAGGCCAAACGCAATGGTGCGAAGCTGATTGCGATTGACCCTTACCGTTCACTGACCGCAGAAAAATGCCATCAGCATATCGCCTTGTTGCCGGGTACTGATTCTGCCTTGGCGCTCGGTCTCATGCATGTTCTGATACGTGAGGATTTGCTCGATCACGATTACATCGCAGAACATACCCTGGGCTTTGAACAATTGCGTGAACGGGTTGCAGAATGGACACCGGAGCGCGTTGCTGAAGTATGCGGTATCAGCGCCGATGAAGTCGTCCAACTCGCCAAAGAATATGGCGAATGCGGCAAGCGTGGCGAAGCCAGCATGATACGCATGAACTATGGGGTGCAAAGGGTGCATGGTGGCGGTATGGCAGTGCGCAATATCGCTTGTCTGCCCGCGCTGACAGGTGCCTGGCGTCATGCTGCTGGCGGTACGCAATTGTCGATGTCTGATGCCTTCCCCAAAAATACTGCAGCCTTGCAAAGACCAGATTTATTCCCTGAAGGTTTCCCTCGCCGCACCATCAATATGAGCACCATAGGTGATGATTTATTGCGTGAAGCCTCACCAGAGTTTGGTCCCAAAGTGGGGGCCGTGATCGTCTATAACTCCAATCCTGTCGCTATCGCGCCTGAGTCTTCCAAAGTCGCACAAGCCTTTGCGCGTGAAGACCTGTTCACGGTCGTTCTGGAACACTTCCAGACTGATACCGCAGACTATGCCGACATATTATTGCCAGCAACGACGCAACTGGAACATACGGACATTCATAGCACCTATGGCCATCTGTACATGATGGCGAATAATCCTGCGATTACCCCTCTTGGTGAAGCCAAACCGAATACAGAGATCTTCCGTCTGATTGCCAGGGCCATGGGTTTTGACGATGCCTGTTTTGCAGACAGCGATGATGATATCGCCGCATTGGCCTTCAATAAAAATCATGCACATGCGGTGCATTTTGACTGGTCTTCATTAAAGAAAACTGGCTGGGCCAAACTGAAGGTGGCAGACGCGCCGTTTGCCAATGGAGGCTTTGGTACACCATCCGGTAAATGCGAGTTTTATAGCGAGACCATGAAGCGCGATGGACTAGACCCCTTGCCCGCTTACATAGCCCCCTATGAATCAGTGGCATCGAATGCAGCGCTGGCATCGCGTTATCCGCTGGCCATGATTTCTCCTCCAGCGCGCAATTTTTTGAATTCCACGTTCGTCAATGTACAAAGCCTGCGTGATACCGAGGGTGAACCGCATCTGGACATACATCCGCAAGATGCCAGCAGTCGTCACATCGTACAGGGCGACAAGTTGAGGATATTCAATGACAGGGGCAGTTTTGAAGCCATCGCCCGCGTTACCGACAAAGCCAGGCCGGGCCTGGTGGTAGGCTTGTCGATATGGTGGAAAAAACTTGCAGATGACCGCAAGAATGCCAACGAAGTCACCGGTCAGCGCCTGACTGACATGGGTGGTGGCCCTACTTTCTACGACTTGCTGGTACAAGTTGAGAAGTGTGCACAAACTACTGCTGCATAA
- a CDS encoding NAD(P)-dependent oxidoreductase — protein sequence MKTVSETNIAFLGTGLMGKPMARRLLIAGYPVTVWNRTRTKAEALTADGGIVAETALLAVKQSNADIVITMLEDGDAVAGVIAQILPALRAGSIVIDMSSIQQSQAQALHALLQKQDVHFIDAPVSGGVIGAEAGSLAIMAGAEEAVYPEAVQVLSAMGKPQRVGDPGTGQLAKLCNQLIVGATINIVAEALLLAQAGGADPAAVRQALRGGFAESRILEVHGQRMLDRTFMPGGQVKSQAKDMENILIAAQYAGVDLPITKLVTDVYRGLLPVYPHADHSAALLALEHKNPGKRLSDKQDILPE from the coding sequence GTGAAGACAGTATCTGAAACAAATATCGCTTTTCTGGGCACTGGTTTAATGGGCAAGCCCATGGCGCGCCGCTTGTTAATTGCAGGGTATCCAGTGACAGTATGGAACCGCACCCGCACAAAAGCAGAAGCGCTCACAGCAGATGGCGGTATCGTAGCCGAAACGGCCTTGCTGGCTGTCAAGCAATCCAATGCGGATATCGTGATTACCATGTTGGAAGATGGCGACGCGGTGGCAGGTGTGATCGCACAAATCCTGCCAGCCTTGCGTGCCGGGAGTATCGTCATCGATATGAGTTCCATACAGCAATCGCAGGCGCAGGCGTTACATGCCTTGCTGCAAAAACAGGATGTGCATTTTATCGATGCGCCGGTTTCCGGTGGTGTCATTGGTGCGGAAGCGGGGAGCCTGGCCATCATGGCGGGTGCGGAGGAAGCAGTTTATCCAGAGGCGGTACAGGTATTGTCTGCCATGGGCAAGCCACAACGCGTAGGTGACCCAGGAACAGGGCAACTGGCCAAACTCTGTAATCAACTGATAGTTGGCGCAACGATTAATATTGTGGCCGAGGCTTTATTGCTGGCACAGGCAGGTGGTGCTGATCCTGCGGCGGTACGCCAGGCATTGCGAGGTGGATTTGCCGAGAGCCGCATACTGGAAGTACATGGACAGCGTATGCTGGATAGAACTTTCATGCCCGGTGGGCAGGTCAAAAGCCAGGCCAAGGATATGGAAAATATCCTGATCGCTGCACAGTATGCGGGCGTTGATTTGCCTATCACCAAACTGGTGACGGATGTCTATCGCGGCTTGCTGCCCGTCTATCCGCATGCTGATCATTCTGCGGCTTTGCTGGCACTGGAACATAAGAATCCGGGTAAGCGTTTGAGTGACAAGCAGGATATATTGCCAGAGTAG
- a CDS encoding acyloxyacyl hydrolase produces MRLRISSLIAVAVTAMCASSSVFAIDTVSLEFATGNKTKMLRLGLQSAWSNQWFSSNGTHVGGYWDYTLAQWRGSNFEGKGGTQNLADIGVTPVFRFQNDSKKGVYGEAGIGLHMLSEIYDNNNRHFSTNFQFGDHIGVGYVTKDGWDLSFKIQHYSNGGVKHPNPGVNFAVLKAGYAF; encoded by the coding sequence ATGCGCCTGCGTATCTCATCTTTAATCGCCGTTGCCGTCACCGCCATGTGCGCCAGTTCATCCGTATTCGCCATTGATACTGTTTCGCTGGAATTTGCTACTGGAAATAAAACCAAGATGCTGCGCCTTGGCCTGCAATCCGCTTGGTCCAACCAATGGTTTTCCTCCAATGGCACACACGTCGGTGGCTACTGGGACTATACCCTCGCACAATGGCGTGGCAGTAATTTCGAAGGCAAGGGCGGCACACAGAATTTGGCAGATATAGGCGTTACTCCCGTCTTCCGCTTTCAAAATGATAGCAAAAAAGGTGTCTATGGCGAAGCCGGCATAGGCTTGCACATGCTGTCAGAAATCTATGACAACAACAACCGCCATTTTTCGACCAACTTCCAGTTCGGTGACCATATCGGCGTAGGCTATGTCACCAAAGACGGCTGGGATTTGAGCTTCAAGATCCAGCATTATTCAAATGGCGGTGTTAAACATCCAAATCCTGGTGTGAATTTTGCGGTGCTGAAGGCTGGATACGCGTTTTAA
- a CDS encoding enoyl-CoA hydratase produces MTYECILTETRDKVGLITLNRPKAMNALNDQLMDELGLALKAFDKDENIHCIILTGSEKAFAAGADIAAMVGYSFMDAYKDDYITRNWETMRQIRKPVIAAVAGYALGGGCEVAMMCDFIIAAENAKFGQPEIKLGTLPGAGGTQRLPRAISKSKAMDMCLTARMMDVVEAERAGLVSRVVPLDKLMEEAFAAANVIASMSLPIIMMAKESVNRAYETTLSEGIQYERRLFQASFGTEDQKEGMQAFLEKRPAVFKNK; encoded by the coding sequence ATGACATACGAATGTATTTTGACTGAAACCCGCGACAAAGTCGGCTTGATCACCCTGAACCGCCCCAAGGCCATGAATGCGCTGAATGATCAGCTCATGGATGAACTGGGCCTGGCACTGAAAGCTTTCGACAAGGATGAAAACATTCACTGTATCATCCTGACGGGCAGTGAAAAAGCCTTCGCCGCCGGTGCTGACATCGCCGCCATGGTCGGCTATAGCTTCATGGATGCCTATAAAGATGACTACATCACCCGCAACTGGGAAACCATGCGCCAGATACGTAAGCCAGTCATCGCCGCTGTTGCAGGCTATGCTCTCGGTGGTGGCTGCGAAGTCGCCATGATGTGTGACTTCATCATTGCTGCAGAAAATGCCAAGTTCGGCCAGCCAGAAATCAAGCTGGGCACTCTGCCAGGTGCTGGTGGCACACAGCGCCTGCCACGTGCGATCTCCAAATCCAAAGCCATGGACATGTGCCTGACTGCACGCATGATGGATGTGGTTGAAGCAGAACGCGCAGGCCTGGTATCCCGTGTAGTGCCACTGGACAAGTTGATGGAAGAGGCTTTCGCTGCAGCGAATGTGATCGCTTCCATGTCTTTGCCTATCATCATGATGGCGAAGGAGTCTGTGAACCGCGCTTATGAAACGACGCTGTCAGAAGGCATACAGTATGAGCGTCGTTTGTTCCAGGCGAGTTTTGGTACGGAAGATCAGAAAGAAGGTATGCAAGCCTTCCTGGAGAAACGTCCGGCAGTATTTAAGAATAAGTAA
- the apaG gene encoding Co2+/Mg2+ efflux protein ApaG, whose amino-acid sequence MAAYEISVSVATQYLKDQSDPEQNNFVFAYTITINNTGTVAAQVISRHWIITDSTNHVEEVKGLGVVGHQPFLAPGQSFEYTSGSSLRTPQGSMKGTYFCVAEDAHRFEAEIPEFVLSLPRTLH is encoded by the coding sequence ATGGCAGCGTATGAAATAAGTGTATCGGTGGCGACCCAATACCTCAAAGATCAGTCCGATCCTGAGCAAAACAATTTCGTTTTTGCCTACACTATCACCATCAATAATACCGGCACTGTGGCAGCGCAAGTCATTTCACGCCACTGGATCATTACCGACAGTACCAACCATGTAGAAGAAGTCAAGGGCCTGGGTGTAGTCGGCCATCAACCCTTCCTGGCGCCAGGGCAAAGCTTTGAATACACCAGCGGCAGTTCATTGAGGACCCCACAGGGCAGCATGAAGGGCACTTATTTCTGCGTGGCAGAAGATGCCCATCGCTTTGAGGCAGAGATACCTGAGTTTGTTTTGTCTTTGCCGCGTACCCTGCATTGA
- the rpe gene encoding ribulose-phosphate 3-epimerase has protein sequence MTTFRIAPSILSADFARLGEEVRNVVAAGADMIHFDVMDNHYVPNLTIGPMVCEAIRPHVQVPIDVHLMVKPVDRIIPDFAKAGANIITFHPEASEHIDRSLQTIRDHGCKAGLVFNPATPLHVLENVIDKVDIVLIMSINPGFGGQTFIPHTLKKIAQARKIIDESGRDIMLEVDGGVKIENIAEIARAGADTFVAGSAIFGKPDYKAIIDAMRAELSKV, from the coding sequence ATGACTACTTTCCGCATTGCTCCCAGTATATTGTCTGCCGATTTCGCCCGTCTGGGAGAAGAAGTCCGCAATGTTGTCGCCGCTGGCGCAGACATGATCCATTTTGATGTCATGGACAATCATTATGTTCCCAACCTGACCATAGGCCCCATGGTGTGCGAAGCGATACGCCCACATGTGCAAGTGCCTATCGATGTGCATCTGATGGTTAAGCCAGTAGACCGTATCATCCCCGACTTTGCCAAGGCAGGTGCGAATATCATCACCTTCCACCCGGAAGCATCTGAACATATAGACCGCAGCCTGCAAACCATACGTGACCATGGTTGCAAGGCTGGCCTGGTATTCAACCCTGCCACGCCATTGCATGTACTGGAAAACGTCATCGATAAAGTCGATATCGTTTTGATCATGTCGATCAACCCCGGTTTTGGTGGCCAGACTTTTATCCCGCATACACTGAAAAAAATCGCACAAGCACGCAAGATCATTGATGAATCTGGCCGCGACATCATGCTGGAAGTGGATGGCGGCGTCAAAATCGAGAACATCGCAGAAATAGCTCGTGCTGGTGCCGATACCTTTGTTGCCGGTTCTGCCATATTTGGCAAGCCCGACTACAAGGCCATCATTGATGCCATGCGCGCTGAGTTATCCAAGGTTTAA
- a CDS encoding phosphoglycolate phosphatase: protein MFSQIKAAIIDLDGTMIDTAPDFLVAINRMREGFALAPLTLDVIKTMVGKGSENLIQQVLSLDFDADGVAARFTDALAAYQRHYLAINGDHSQLYPEVHEGLQAMRDLGLRLVCVTNKPLAFAHPLMQKKEISSYFEQVYGGDSFAKKKPDPLPMLEACKALGLPPSQVLAIGDSSNDAIAARAAGCPVLTVPYGYNHGEAVQNIQSDGIVETLLVAAQLLSAKNSH, encoded by the coding sequence ATGTTCAGCCAAATCAAAGCCGCCATCATCGATCTTGACGGTACCATGATAGATACCGCACCAGACTTTCTGGTCGCCATCAACCGCATGCGTGAAGGCTTTGCGCTGGCACCGTTGACGCTAGATGTCATCAAGACCATGGTGGGCAAAGGCTCTGAAAATCTTATCCAGCAAGTCTTGTCGCTGGATTTTGATGCGGATGGCGTAGCAGCGCGCTTTACTGATGCATTGGCTGCTTACCAGCGTCATTACCTGGCTATCAATGGTGATCACAGCCAGCTTTACCCTGAGGTGCATGAAGGTCTGCAGGCCATGCGTGACCTGGGATTGCGCCTGGTATGCGTTACCAATAAGCCACTGGCATTTGCCCATCCGCTGATGCAAAAGAAAGAAATCAGCTCTTATTTTGAACAAGTCTATGGCGGCGACAGCTTTGCAAAAAAGAAACCTGATCCCCTGCCCATGCTCGAAGCCTGCAAGGCTCTGGGCTTGCCGCCATCACAAGTGCTGGCCATAGGCGATTCCAGCAATGATGCGATAGCCGCCCGCGCTGCCGGTTGCCCGGTCTTGACAGTGCCGTATGGATACAACCACGGCGAAGCTGTACAAAATATTCAAAGTGATGGTATAGTCGAAACCCTGTTGGTAGCAGCACAACTGCTGTCAGCGAAAAACTCTCATTGA